The Verrucomicrobiota bacterium nucleotide sequence GTCGATCTCGACCTCGTGCACGGCTGTGCGGTAGACGGACGGGAACAGGCCGTCGCGCATCGGGGCCGAAAGGGCCAGCTCCTTGGTGAGTCGCGCCTTGTCCTTCAGCTCGTCGTTCTGCGTGCGTATCGCGTAACGCATGAGACCCGACGCGCTGCGCAGCGACGAGAACCACGCCTGGTTCCAGATGGAGAGGAACTCGCGCTGTGCCGGTTCGCCGGGGTAGTTGGGCGACTCGGTGACGTTGACGATGAACGCGGGCGCGCCGACGCGCGTGCCGCCGAGATCGAACTCGTGCCACACAGCGTCACGCCACGTCGAGAATGCCCACGTGTACGTGTGTTCGACGAAGCGGTCCAGTGGCGTGGTGCCCGGCTCGCCCGCAGCCACAAGGGGCCGCGCGTATCGCTCCCAGAGGAAGCGGCTCACGCGCCGCCACGGGTCGGGCGGTTGCGCGTTGTCGCGGTACGCCGTGATCCAGAATCCGAGTCGCACCTGACCCGGCTCGAGCACCATGCCACGAGCCTTGCGGTAGAGGACGTGGCCCTTGATCTCCGCGCGCGACAGCCCCAGCCACATTGTGCGCTTTGGCGCATCGAGGTCCATGAACCACGGAGCGTTCTCGTTTGGGCCGCACAACTCGAGGTCCGGGATGACCGCGACGATGTCGCCGCCTGTGGCCGCAAGCAGTGCCGGTGAGCGAAACACGTGCTGCGCGATGCAGTCCCCGTCGTCGGGCGCGAGATGCGGCGCCCACCAGAAGTCGGGCTCGCACGTGAGCCTGAACGCGATGCTCAACTCGTCCTGGGCGACGGCTTCGTCGAGTCTCCATGTCAGCCACACGCGGCGCCAGTCGTTGATTTCATCTCCGATCTCGACGGTGGGCGTGAGTCTGCCGAGACGCGGCAGGACGAGTCGTGCGCGTTCTGTACCGTCGTGATGGAGAATCAGGCCACGGCCGGCTTGCGTCAGCTCAGTCATGGTTACCCTGCTGCTGCGACTTCTGGATCTTGGCCCAGGTGTCGCGCAGCGTTACGGTGCGGTTCAGCACGGGGCGCTCGTCCGTCGAGTCCGGATCGACGCAGAAGTACCCGAGTCGCTCGAGCTGAATGCGCGTGAGTGGCGCCAAGCCCTTGAGCGCGGGCTCGAGCTTGCAGTCGAAGAGCACCTCTCTCGAGTGCGGGCGGATGTTCGAGCGCCAGTCTCGGCCTTCCTCGACGTCGTTCGGATTCTCTTTCGTGAAGAGGTGCTCGTAGAGGCGCACGTCGGCACCGACGGCGTGCTCGGCCGAGACCCAATGGAGCGTCGCCTTGACCTTGCGGCCGTCGGGGGCGTCGCCACCGCGCGTCGCCGGATCGTACGTGCAGCGCAGCTCGACGACGGTCCCGCCGGCGTCTTTGACGACCTCCTCGCACTTGATGAAGTAGGCGTACCGCAAGCGCACCTCGCGCCCGGGCGCGAGCCGGAAGAACTTCTTCGGCGGATTCTCCATGAAGTCTTCCTGCTCGATGTAGAGCACGCGCGAGAACGGGACCTGGCGTGTTCCGGCGCTCGGGTCCTCGGGGTTGTTGATCGCCTCGAACTGCTCGACCAGGTCTTCGGGGTAGTTGGTGATCACCACGCGTAGCGGTCGGAGCACGCCCATGTAGCGTGACGAGGTTCTGTTGAGATCCTCACGCACGAAGTGCTCGAGCTGCGCGAAATCCACCGTATTCGCGGCCTTGGCGACGCCGACAGATCTGGCGAAGCTGCGGATCGACTCGGGACTGTAGCCGCGCCGGCGCATCCCGGCCAAGGTCGGCATGCGTGGATCGTCGTAGCCGTCGACGAAGCCTTCCTCGACGAGCTGGCGCAGCTTGCGCTTGCTCATCACCGTATACGTTACGTTGAGACGCGCGAACTCGATTTGCCGCGGGTGGTAAATGCCGAGTTGGTCAAGGAACCAATCGTAGAGCGGTCGGTGATCCTCAAACTCGAGCGAGCAAAGCGAGTGCGTGATCCGCTCGATCGAGTCCTCAAGACCGTGGGCCCAATCATACGTTGGGTAGATGCACCACGCATCGCCCGCGCGGTGGTGCGACGCGTGCAGAATGCGGTACATCACCGGGTCGCGCAGGTTGAGGTTCGGCGAGGCCATGTCGATCCTGGCGCGCAACGTGCGTGAGCCGTCGGGGAACTCGCCGTTCTTCATCCGCTCGAACAGGTTCAGGTTTTCTTCGACGGAGCGGGTGCGATACGGGCTTTCGCGACCAGGCGCCGTCAGGGTCCCGCGATACTCGCGCATCTCGTCGGCGCTCAGGTCGCACACGTAGGCCTTGCCGGTGTTGATGAGCTGGACGGCCCACTCGTACATCTGTCCGAAATAATCAGAGCCGTAGTACAGATGCTCGCCCCAGTCGGCGCCGAGCCAACGAATATCGTTGATGATCGCCTCGACGAACTCCGGTTCTTCTTTCACCGGGTTGGTGTCGTCGAAACGGAGGTGGAACGTCCCGCCGAATTCCTGCGCGATGCCCCAGTTGATCGCAATCGCCTTCGAGTGTCCGATGTGCAAGTAGGCATTTGGCTCGGGTGGGAAGCGAGTGACGACGCGCCCGCCCCACTTGCCTGCTTTGACATCCTCAGCGACGATGGCGCGGATGAAGTCCACCGGCCGTTGCAGTTCGTTCTCTGTCATGGGTGATCCGTCCTTCCGTCAATCGGTATTCGCGCCGAGTTCGAGCTCGCTCACGACCAGAAAATGGTCAGACGAGTCGTTGGTGATGATCCCGCTTGCGCGCGTCGCGAACGCCCCGTCGTGAAAGATGTAGTCAATGCGGGCACGGAGCTGGCCGTAGCGTGTCGGC carries:
- a CDS encoding glutamine--tRNA ligase/YqeY domain fusion protein produces the protein MTENELQRPVDFIRAIVAEDVKAGKWGGRVVTRFPPEPNAYLHIGHSKAIAINWGIAQEFGGTFHLRFDDTNPVKEEPEFVEAIINDIRWLGADWGEHLYYGSDYFGQMYEWAVQLINTGKAYVCDLSADEMREYRGTLTAPGRESPYRTRSVEENLNLFERMKNGEFPDGSRTLRARIDMASPNLNLRDPVMYRILHASHHRAGDAWCIYPTYDWAHGLEDSIERITHSLCSLEFEDHRPLYDWFLDQLGIYHPRQIEFARLNVTYTVMSKRKLRQLVEEGFVDGYDDPRMPTLAGMRRRGYSPESIRSFARSVGVAKAANTVDFAQLEHFVREDLNRTSSRYMGVLRPLRVVITNYPEDLVEQFEAINNPEDPSAGTRQVPFSRVLYIEQEDFMENPPKKFFRLAPGREVRLRYAYFIKCEEVVKDAGGTVVELRCTYDPATRGGDAPDGRKVKATLHWVSAEHAVGADVRLYEHLFTKENPNDVEEGRDWRSNIRPHSREVLFDCKLEPALKGLAPLTRIQLERLGYFCVDPDSTDERPVLNRTVTLRDTWAKIQKSQQQGNHD